Proteins co-encoded in one Verrucomicrobiia bacterium genomic window:
- the hemA gene encoding glutamyl-tRNA reductase → MSILVVGISHRTAPVELRERFALPPARLPEALKALREKGLAQEAVLVCTCNRTELYAHTPAPAPEAFGALLRFFHEFTGQQEVVEEAFYQYAEPQSLEHLFKVAAGLDSMVLGETEILGQLKKAYELALEGRFTGPRLNKAFQRAFNTAKYLRTHTHIQRGSISVASVGVELAEKIFDTLRGRVVMVLGAGDTSEKAARALLSRGAKSVLVSNRSYERAVALAQELGGRAVRFDDWAAEFAAVDIVISSTAAPHYILDRAKLAPLMALRENQPLLLIDLAVPRDIEPEVNFLENVYLYNIDDLQEIAADYLKQRQEEVGRCEAIIRERVRELLQGPAAAQAPQHARPAEA, encoded by the coding sequence ATGAGCATTCTGGTGGTCGGCATCAGTCATCGCACTGCGCCCGTGGAATTGCGGGAGCGATTTGCGCTGCCGCCGGCGCGGCTGCCGGAGGCGTTGAAGGCGCTGCGGGAGAAGGGGCTGGCGCAGGAGGCGGTGCTGGTGTGCACCTGCAACCGGACGGAGTTATACGCGCACACGCCGGCGCCGGCGCCGGAGGCTTTTGGGGCGTTGCTGCGTTTTTTCCATGAGTTCACGGGCCAGCAGGAGGTGGTGGAGGAGGCGTTTTACCAATATGCGGAGCCGCAGAGCCTGGAGCATTTGTTCAAGGTGGCCGCGGGATTGGACAGCATGGTGCTGGGGGAGACGGAGATTTTGGGGCAGTTGAAGAAGGCGTACGAGCTGGCGCTGGAGGGGCGGTTTACCGGTCCGCGGCTGAACAAGGCCTTTCAACGGGCCTTCAACACGGCGAAGTATCTGCGGACGCATACCCACATCCAGCGGGGCAGCATTTCGGTGGCGTCGGTGGGGGTGGAGCTGGCGGAGAAGATTTTTGATACGCTGCGCGGGCGGGTGGTGATGGTGCTGGGGGCGGGAGATACGAGCGAGAAGGCGGCGCGGGCGCTGCTGTCGCGCGGGGCCAAGAGCGTGCTGGTGTCCAACCGTTCTTACGAGCGGGCGGTGGCGCTGGCGCAGGAGCTGGGGGGGCGGGCGGTGCGGTTTGATGATTGGGCGGCGGAGTTTGCGGCGGTGGACATTGTGATCAGCAGCACGGCGGCGCCGCATTACATACTGGATCGGGCGAAGCTGGCGCCGTTGATGGCGCTGCGGGAGAATCAGCCGCTGCTGTTGATTGATCTGGCGGTGCCGCGGGACATCGAGCCGGAGGTTAATTTTCTGGAGAACGTGTATTTATACAACATTGATGATTTGCAGGAAATTGCGGCGGATTATTTGAAGCAGCGGCAGGAGGAGGTGGGCCGCTGCGAGGCCATCATCCGCGAGCGGGTGCGGGAGCTACTGCAGGGACCGGCAGCGGCGCAAGCCCCCCAGCACGCGCGGCCGGCCGAGGCCTGA
- the eno gene encoding phosphopyruvate hydratase, translating into MTKIVDIKAREVLDSRGNPTVEADVYLACGAMGRAAVPSGASTGEHEALELRDGDKKRFNGKGVTKAVQNIVTKILPKLEGMDALDQVAVDNAMLKLDGTETKSKLGANAILAVSLATAKAAAIATGTPLYKYLGGVNAKVLPVPMANIINGGAHSDAPIDFQEFMIMPVGFDSFSEGLRSIVETFHALKAVLKKKGLSTAVGDEGGFAPQLDSTESAIEAILQAIKDAGYKAGKQIYLALDVAASEFYNGDGTYTFKKSTGKTVSGPELVDFYVQLVGKYPIVSIEDGCAESDWKNWKLLTEKLGGKIQLVGDDLFVTNVKFLRKGIDQGVANSILVKVNQIGSLTETLDAVELANDHGYTAVLSHRSGETEDSTIADIAVATNCGQIKTGSLSRSDRVAKYNQLLRIEQELGSLAVYGGKLKNF; encoded by the coding sequence ATGACCAAAATCGTTGACATCAAAGCCCGCGAGGTCCTCGACTCCCGCGGCAATCCCACTGTGGAAGCGGATGTTTACCTGGCTTGTGGCGCCATGGGCCGGGCGGCGGTCCCGTCCGGCGCCAGCACCGGTGAACACGAAGCCCTGGAGCTGCGCGACGGCGATAAAAAACGCTTCAATGGCAAGGGCGTCACCAAGGCCGTCCAAAACATCGTCACCAAAATCCTGCCCAAGCTCGAAGGCATGGACGCCCTCGACCAGGTGGCCGTGGACAACGCCATGCTCAAGCTCGACGGCACGGAGACCAAATCCAAACTCGGCGCCAACGCCATCCTCGCCGTGTCCCTGGCCACCGCCAAGGCGGCCGCCATCGCCACCGGCACCCCGCTTTACAAGTACCTCGGCGGCGTCAACGCCAAGGTCCTCCCCGTCCCCATGGCCAACATCATCAATGGCGGCGCCCACTCCGACGCCCCCATTGATTTCCAGGAATTCATGATCATGCCCGTCGGCTTCGACTCCTTCTCCGAGGGCTTGCGCTCCATCGTCGAAACCTTCCACGCCTTGAAGGCCGTCCTGAAGAAAAAGGGCCTCTCCACCGCTGTCGGCGATGAAGGCGGCTTCGCTCCCCAGCTCGACAGCACCGAAAGTGCCATCGAGGCCATTCTCCAGGCCATCAAGGACGCCGGCTACAAGGCGGGCAAACAAATCTACCTCGCCCTCGATGTCGCCGCCTCCGAGTTCTACAACGGCGACGGCACCTACACCTTCAAAAAGAGCACCGGCAAGACCGTCAGCGGCCCCGAGCTGGTGGACTTCTACGTCCAGTTGGTGGGCAAATATCCCATCGTCAGCATCGAAGACGGCTGCGCCGAAAGCGACTGGAAAAACTGGAAGCTGCTCACCGAAAAACTCGGCGGCAAAATCCAGTTGGTGGGCGACGATCTCTTCGTCACCAACGTCAAATTCCTCCGCAAGGGCATTGACCAGGGCGTCGCCAACTCCATCCTCGTCAAGGTCAACCAAATCGGCAGCCTCACCGAAACCCTCGACGCCGTCGAGCTGGCCAATGACCACGGTTACACCGCCGTCCTGAGCCATCGCTCCGGCGAAACCGAGGACTCCACCATCGCCGACATCGCCGTCGCCACCAACTGCGGCCAGATCAAAACCGGCAGCCTCAGCCGCAGCGATCGCGTCGCCAAGTACAATCAGTTGCTCCGCATCGAACAGGAGCTGGGCAGCCTCGCCGTGTACGGCGGCAAACTCAAAAACTTCTAA
- a CDS encoding SDR family oxidoreductase: MSESISLRGKTAVITGASKGLGKAMALALGRAGARLALVSRDARLLEQTAGEVRACGSEAWTYVVDILQEEAVNQLGVRLAEDHGKVQILINNAGVNVRKAVTEFTLAEWRQVLDTNLTGAFLMCRAVVPLMRGQGWGRILNMTSIMSHVALAGRAAYAASKAGLLGFTKALALELAPEGITVNGISPGPFATEMNRPLLSNPELSQFFLSRIPLGQWGQVEDIGALAVFLCSEHARFITGADILVDGGWTAQ; this comes from the coding sequence ATGAGCGAAAGCATCTCCCTGCGGGGCAAGACGGCGGTGATCACCGGCGCGAGCAAGGGATTGGGCAAGGCGATGGCGCTGGCGCTGGGGCGGGCCGGGGCGCGGCTGGCGCTGGTTTCGCGCGATGCCCGGCTGCTGGAGCAGACGGCGGGGGAGGTGCGGGCGTGCGGGAGCGAGGCCTGGACGTATGTGGTGGACATTCTGCAGGAGGAGGCGGTGAATCAGTTGGGCGTGCGGCTGGCAGAGGATCATGGGAAGGTGCAAATCCTCATCAACAATGCGGGGGTAAATGTGCGCAAAGCGGTGACGGAATTTACGCTGGCCGAGTGGCGGCAGGTGCTGGACACCAATCTGACGGGGGCCTTTTTGATGTGCCGGGCGGTGGTGCCGTTGATGCGGGGCCAGGGGTGGGGGCGGATATTGAACATGACGTCGATCATGAGCCATGTGGCGCTGGCGGGGCGCGCGGCTTATGCGGCCAGCAAAGCGGGGCTGCTGGGATTTACGAAGGCGCTGGCACTGGAGCTGGCGCCGGAGGGGATCACGGTGAACGGCATCAGTCCGGGGCCGTTTGCCACGGAGATGAATCGCCCCCTGTTAAGCAATCCTGAGCTGAGCCAGTTTTTTCTGAGCCGGATACCGCTGGGGCAATGGGGGCAGGTGGAGGACATTGGGGCGCTGGCGGTGTTCCTGTGCTCGGAGCACGCGCGATTCATCACCGGCGCGGATATCCTGGTGGATGGCGGATGGACGGCGCAATAA
- a CDS encoding zinc ABC transporter substrate-binding protein: MSRKQEIYQEMLRWGLPYIRDVLAQGAWARLKDRSALLEAQLLHSLPHSILDPDFTDNDLWFLNHHARAYLTEASPALCRNYDLHRKLIAELFLLVPPPRRAELKWNGPES; encoded by the coding sequence GTGAGCCGGAAACAGGAAATCTACCAAGAAATGCTCCGCTGGGGGTTGCCGTACATTCGGGACGTGCTCGCCCAGGGCGCCTGGGCCCGCCTGAAAGACCGCTCCGCCCTGCTGGAAGCCCAGCTCCTTCACTCGCTGCCCCACTCCATCCTCGACCCTGATTTTACCGATAATGATCTCTGGTTTCTCAACCACCATGCGCGCGCCTACCTCACCGAAGCCAGCCCCGCCCTCTGCCGCAACTACGACCTCCACCGCAAATTGATCGCGGAGTTGTTCCTGTTGGTGCCCCCCCCACGCCGCGCCGAGCTGAAATGGAACGGCCCGGAATCCTGA
- a CDS encoding 8-oxoguanine DNA glycosylase: MSRACLKLFPVRDYNLDLTLSCGQAFRWHRVADGWEGVVAGKWIFLQSVPEGLLATCAEPLNDWQWLADYLQINVSLPEILRTFPPDDPHLQQAVQSAYGLRLLRQEPWECLASFILSSTKQIPHIQQIIACLCQRFGAPVPVPPGHAPAHAFPTADVLARVSEADLRACRMGFRARALHQAARRVAAGELPLAHLSRMDEAEARRTLMTLHGVGPKIANCVLLFACGFPRAFPVDVWIMRALRQAYFPRRRPSPRRLEAFIQNHFGPQAGYAQQYLFHFWRTRPRPPRGAGDSLRKPALTLPQAGL, encoded by the coding sequence ATGAGCAGGGCTTGCCTTAAACTGTTTCCCGTCAGGGACTATAACCTGGACCTGACCCTCTCCTGCGGCCAGGCCTTCCGCTGGCATCGCGTCGCCGACGGCTGGGAAGGCGTCGTCGCCGGCAAATGGATCTTCTTGCAATCCGTCCCCGAGGGCCTGCTGGCCACCTGCGCCGAGCCGCTCAACGACTGGCAATGGCTGGCGGATTACCTCCAAATCAACGTCTCGCTGCCCGAGATTTTGCGGACCTTTCCCCCCGATGACCCCCACCTTCAACAAGCCGTTCAATCCGCTTACGGCCTCCGCCTGTTGCGGCAGGAACCTTGGGAATGTCTTGCCTCCTTCATCCTCTCCTCCACCAAACAAATCCCCCACATCCAGCAAATCATCGCCTGCCTCTGCCAGCGATTCGGCGCGCCCGTCCCCGTCCCCCCGGGACACGCCCCCGCCCATGCCTTCCCCACCGCTGACGTCCTGGCCCGCGTCAGCGAGGCCGACTTGCGCGCCTGCCGCATGGGTTTCCGCGCCCGCGCCCTCCACCAGGCCGCCCGGCGCGTGGCGGCCGGCGAACTGCCTCTCGCGCACCTATCCCGCATGGACGAAGCCGAGGCCCGCCGGACCCTCATGACCCTCCACGGTGTCGGCCCCAAAATCGCCAACTGCGTCCTCCTCTTCGCCTGCGGCTTCCCCCGCGCCTTTCCCGTGGATGTCTGGATCATGCGCGCCCTGCGCCAGGCCTACTTTCCCCGCCGCCGCCCCTCGCCCCGGCGGCTCGAGGCCTTCATTCAAAATCACTTCGGCCCCCAGGCAGGATATGCCCAGCAATATCTTTTTCATTTCTGGCGCACCCGCCCCCGGCCGCCCCGTGGGGCAGGGGACTCCCTCCGAAAGCCTGCCTTGACGCTCCCGCAGGCTGGCTTATAG
- a CDS encoding serpin family protein yields the protein MKNVIIVALSCAIFAFNHLQAAEPAPADSSPARANNAFALDLYRQLQGQPGNLFFSPYSLATALTMTHAGARDHTAAQMARVLHLETLADPPAAWRRFTQGLDESARTSGIQWHVANALWPQAGYPFREEFLRTIKNQFQAGVFPCDYARDPEAARQRINTWVEEQTQRKITELISPGVLTPLTRMVLVNAIYLKGRWEYAFPARDTADAPFHLPGGRTRLVPMMTQKQTLGYAENPDWQALSLPYQGGRWAMVFLLPRRVDGLAALEEQMTAEKLAQWLQGLRPRQVTLFLPRFKLTSQFQLNQKLAALGMTDAFDMNQADFSGMDGRKANLYLTAVVHKAAVEINEEGAEAAAASGVVVGVRSAPPQQPLVFRADHPFLFLIRDQTTGAIIFLGRLTQPEI from the coding sequence ATGAAAAATGTCATCATCGTTGCCCTGAGTTGCGCGATCTTTGCGTTCAACCACCTGCAGGCCGCAGAACCCGCCCCGGCGGACAGTTCACCGGCCCGCGCCAACAATGCCTTCGCGCTGGATTTATACCGCCAGCTCCAGGGCCAGCCCGGCAATCTGTTCTTCTCCCCCTACAGCCTGGCCACCGCCCTCACCATGACCCACGCCGGCGCTCGCGACCACACCGCTGCGCAAATGGCGCGCGTGTTGCACCTGGAAACCCTCGCCGATCCCCCCGCCGCATGGCGCCGCTTCACCCAGGGCCTCGACGAGTCCGCCCGCACCAGCGGCATCCAATGGCATGTGGCCAATGCTTTGTGGCCCCAGGCAGGCTACCCCTTCCGTGAAGAGTTCCTGCGCACCATCAAAAATCAGTTCCAGGCCGGCGTGTTCCCCTGTGACTACGCCCGCGACCCCGAAGCCGCCCGCCAGCGCATCAACACCTGGGTGGAAGAGCAGACCCAGCGCAAAATCACCGAACTGATCTCCCCCGGTGTCCTCACCCCCCTCACCCGCATGGTCTTGGTCAATGCCATCTACCTCAAAGGCCGGTGGGAGTATGCCTTCCCCGCCCGCGACACAGCGGATGCCCCATTTCACCTGCCCGGCGGGCGCACCCGCCTCGTCCCCATGATGACCCAAAAACAAACCCTGGGTTATGCCGAAAACCCGGACTGGCAGGCCTTGTCTCTCCCCTACCAAGGCGGACGCTGGGCCATGGTGTTTCTCCTCCCCCGGCGCGTGGACGGACTGGCGGCCCTCGAGGAGCAGATGACCGCGGAAAAACTCGCTCAATGGTTGCAGGGGCTGCGCCCCCGCCAGGTCACCCTCTTCCTCCCGCGCTTCAAGCTCACCAGCCAGTTTCAGTTGAACCAAAAACTCGCCGCCCTGGGCATGACCGATGCCTTCGACATGAATCAGGCCGATTTCTCCGGCATGGACGGCCGCAAAGCCAACCTCTACCTCACCGCCGTCGTGCACAAGGCCGCAGTCGAAATCAATGAGGAGGGCGCCGAGGCCGCAGCCGCTTCCGGCGTTGTCGTGGGCGTGCGCTCGGCACCCCCCCAGCAACCGTTGGTCTTCCGCGCTGATCATCCCTTCCTTTTTCTCATCCGCGATCAAACCACCGGCGCCATCATTTTCCTCGGCCGCCTCACCCAGCCGGAAATCTGA
- the ccsA gene encoding cytochrome c biogenesis protein CcsA, translating into MPLLTDRMWFQAAVIVYGIGLVYSVFLWRRGFRRDDRIHYLILLVAYALHLLAMMKRGYSLQRCPTSNLYEATVFIGWAMMSACLGLALVQRFRFLPVFANPVMVGLGVFAMMPGLDTPSTATSYTGVMVSLHAAFTLLAYGSFGLAAAAGVMYLTQERDLKMHRTRILFSLLPPITRLEKVVTWLTVAGLGLLSAGLVVGFAGIPPPPGVHYYQDFKVVWSCVVWGVYAALLLLHWRFATRGRRFAWGAVGAFAFVLLTYWGSNLASPLHQP; encoded by the coding sequence ATGCCGTTGCTGACGGATCGGATGTGGTTTCAAGCGGCGGTCATCGTGTACGGAATCGGGCTGGTGTATTCGGTTTTTTTGTGGCGGCGGGGATTCCGGCGGGATGACCGCATTCATTATTTGATCCTGCTGGTGGCGTATGCGCTGCATCTGCTGGCGATGATGAAGCGGGGCTATTCGCTGCAGCGTTGTCCCACGTCGAATCTGTACGAGGCGACGGTTTTTATTGGGTGGGCGATGATGTCGGCGTGCCTGGGGCTGGCGCTGGTGCAGCGGTTTCGGTTTCTGCCGGTGTTTGCGAATCCGGTGATGGTGGGATTGGGGGTGTTTGCGATGATGCCGGGGCTGGACACGCCGAGCACGGCCACGAGCTACACGGGGGTGATGGTGAGTTTGCATGCGGCGTTTACGCTGCTGGCATACGGGTCGTTTGGGCTGGCGGCGGCGGCGGGGGTGATGTACCTGACGCAGGAGCGCGATCTGAAGATGCATCGGACGCGCATTTTGTTTTCGCTGCTGCCGCCGATCACGCGGCTGGAGAAGGTGGTGACGTGGCTGACGGTGGCGGGGCTGGGGTTATTGAGCGCGGGGCTGGTGGTGGGGTTTGCGGGGATACCGCCGCCGCCGGGGGTGCATTATTACCAAGATTTCAAGGTGGTGTGGTCGTGCGTGGTGTGGGGGGTGTATGCGGCGCTGTTGTTGTTGCACTGGCGTTTTGCCACGCGGGGGCGGCGGTTTGCGTGGGGGGCGGTGGGGGCGTTTGCGTTTGTGTTGTTGACGTATTGGGGGTCGAATCTGGCGTCGCCGTTGCATCAACCATGA
- a CDS encoding RsmB/NOP family class I SAM-dependent RNA methyltransferase: MSNNKRLRDFAVRVISQFDREHPADAILRREFRGRKDISREESWHISRLVYSHFRWYGWLNPEDPPAKRIERALELDAEFQNNPGLFSPTELRRAVPAWIFEHAEVPPDWLASLQQPVKLWLRTKPGQAEAVAKLLGSTKPGPLPDSLLYTGREDLFRIPEFQAGEFQLQDIASQAVGWICAPQSKQLWWDTCAGEGGKMLHLVSLMGTKGSVWATDRAEWRLQRLKLRARRCQVFNYRIALWEGGPDLPTDLKFDGILVDAPCSGVGTWQRNPHARWTTLPQDVIELAAKQKEMLHHAVAALKPGGKLVYSVCTTTWAETIEVVKAFQAAHPEFEPLPFPNPFDPAAPPAPTLQIWPHLHGGNGMFVAAWRKAGPPPEEASPKSADGPATAPPA, from the coding sequence ATGAGTAATAACAAAAGGCTGCGAGATTTTGCTGTCCGGGTTATCTCTCAGTTCGACCGCGAGCATCCTGCCGATGCCATTTTGCGCCGTGAATTCCGCGGGCGCAAAGACATCAGCCGCGAGGAAAGCTGGCACATCAGCCGCCTGGTCTATTCCCATTTCCGCTGGTACGGCTGGCTGAACCCCGAAGACCCCCCGGCCAAACGCATCGAGCGCGCCCTCGAACTCGACGCCGAGTTTCAAAACAATCCCGGCCTCTTCAGCCCCACCGAACTCCGCCGGGCCGTGCCCGCTTGGATCTTTGAACACGCCGAAGTACCCCCGGACTGGCTCGCTTCCCTCCAGCAACCCGTCAAACTCTGGTTGCGCACCAAACCCGGCCAGGCCGAGGCCGTGGCCAAACTCCTGGGCAGCACCAAGCCCGGCCCGCTCCCTGACTCCCTCCTCTACACCGGCCGCGAAGACCTCTTCCGCATCCCGGAGTTTCAGGCCGGCGAATTTCAGTTGCAGGACATTGCCTCCCAGGCTGTCGGCTGGATTTGCGCCCCCCAGTCCAAACAACTCTGGTGGGACACCTGCGCCGGCGAGGGCGGCAAAATGCTCCACCTCGTTTCCCTCATGGGCACCAAAGGCTCCGTCTGGGCCACCGACCGCGCCGAATGGCGGCTCCAGCGCCTCAAACTTCGCGCCCGCCGCTGCCAGGTCTTCAATTACCGCATCGCCCTCTGGGAGGGCGGCCCGGACCTCCCCACCGATTTGAAATTCGACGGCATCTTGGTGGACGCCCCCTGCAGCGGCGTCGGCACCTGGCAGCGCAACCCCCATGCCCGCTGGACCACCTTGCCCCAGGACGTCATCGAGCTGGCCGCCAAACAAAAGGAAATGCTCCACCACGCCGTGGCCGCCCTCAAACCCGGCGGCAAACTGGTCTATTCCGTCTGCACCACCACTTGGGCCGAAACCATCGAGGTGGTCAAAGCCTTTCAAGCCGCGCATCCCGAATTCGAGCCGCTGCCTTTCCCCAACCCCTTTGATCCTGCTGCCCCTCCCGCCCCCACCCTCCAAATCTGGCCGCACCTCCACGGCGGCAACGGCATGTTTGTCGCCGCCTGGCGCAAAGCCGGCCCGCCCCCCGAAGAAGCCTCCCCCAAATCTGCGGACGGGCCTGCCACCGCCCCACCCGCCTGA
- the acnA gene encoding aconitate hydratase AcnA — translation MSLLHDPFGVRRNFDLGNGRTGVLYSLPALEQAGVGRISRLPVSLRLVLEAVLRHCDGRRVTEQNVRDLANWQPQAPRTAEIPFVVARIVLQDFTGVPLLVDLAAMRSAMARMGRDPKRIEPLVPVDLVVDHSVQVDFAGTPDAFARNLELEFQRNRERYQLLKWGMQAFKTFKVVPPGIGIIHQVNLEYLAKGVLEQHGVYYPDTLVGTDSHTTMINGLGIVGWGVGGIEAEAGMLGQPVYFLTPDVVGVHLTGSLREGVTATDVALTVTQMLRKAKVVGKFVEFFGPGAAALPVVDRATIANMAPEYGATMGFFPMDAETVAYLRQTGRSEDHCRLYENYYQAQGLWGIPQAGQVDYSQVLELDLSTVTPSVAGPKRPQDRIELPKLKESFQAAFSRPITESGYGKPAAELDSVQVEVSLNGQGKARLGHGSVLIASITSCTNTSNPTVMLAAGLLAKKAVERGLRTPAGVKASLAPGSRVVTEYLRDTGLQPYLDQLGFHLVGYGCMTCIGNSGPLPAPVEEAVVKHDLVTAAVLSGNRNFEARIHQNIKANFLMSPPLVVAFALAGRVQVDLSREPLGLGRDGQPVYLRDVWPTQEEIRQLLAAALKPETFRRLYQDFASQNPKWNEIPATVGEVFAWDPQSTYIQEPPFFENFSLQPGTITEIRGARALGIFGDSVTTDHISPAGAIKKASPAGQYLLQHGVAFADFNSYGSRRGNDRVMTRGTFANVRIKNLMVPGVEGGVTIHQPSGEQMSIFDAAMRYAREQVPLVVLAGHEYGTGSSRDWAAKGTRLLGVRAVVARSFERIHRSNLVGMGVLPLQFPEPISAQSLGLNGTETYDVLGLNPQLRPQQSLTLRITRANGQIEEVPVQCRIDTPIEIEYYQHGGILPFVLRQLAASG, via the coding sequence ATGAGTCTATTGCATGACCCTTTCGGTGTGCGCCGCAATTTTGATCTCGGCAACGGGCGCACGGGCGTTCTTTATTCGCTGCCCGCCCTCGAACAGGCCGGCGTCGGCCGCATCTCCCGCCTGCCCGTCTCCTTGCGCCTCGTCCTCGAAGCCGTCCTGCGCCACTGCGATGGCCGCCGCGTCACCGAGCAAAACGTTCGCGACCTGGCCAACTGGCAGCCCCAGGCCCCTCGCACCGCCGAAATCCCCTTCGTCGTCGCCCGCATCGTCCTCCAGGACTTCACCGGCGTCCCCCTCCTGGTGGACCTCGCCGCCATGCGCTCCGCCATGGCCCGCATGGGCCGGGACCCCAAACGCATCGAACCCCTCGTCCCCGTGGATTTGGTGGTGGATCATTCCGTCCAGGTGGATTTCGCCGGCACCCCTGATGCCTTCGCCCGCAACCTCGAGTTGGAATTCCAGCGCAACCGCGAGCGTTACCAGCTCCTCAAATGGGGCATGCAAGCCTTCAAAACCTTCAAAGTCGTGCCCCCCGGCATCGGCATCATCCACCAGGTCAACCTCGAATACCTCGCCAAGGGCGTGCTCGAGCAGCACGGCGTTTATTACCCGGATACCCTCGTCGGCACCGACTCCCACACCACCATGATCAACGGCCTCGGCATCGTCGGCTGGGGCGTCGGCGGCATCGAAGCCGAGGCCGGCATGTTGGGGCAGCCCGTCTATTTCCTCACCCCCGATGTCGTCGGCGTCCACCTCACCGGCAGCCTGCGCGAAGGCGTCACCGCCACCGATGTGGCCTTGACCGTCACCCAGATGCTCCGCAAGGCCAAAGTCGTCGGCAAATTCGTGGAGTTCTTTGGCCCCGGCGCGGCCGCGCTCCCCGTGGTGGACCGCGCCACCATCGCCAACATGGCCCCCGAATACGGCGCCACCATGGGCTTCTTCCCCATGGACGCGGAAACCGTGGCCTACCTCCGCCAGACCGGACGCAGCGAAGACCACTGCCGCCTGTATGAAAATTACTACCAGGCCCAGGGCTTGTGGGGCATCCCCCAGGCCGGCCAGGTGGATTACTCCCAGGTGCTCGAACTGGACCTGAGCACCGTCACCCCCAGCGTCGCCGGCCCCAAGCGCCCCCAGGACCGCATCGAACTCCCCAAACTCAAGGAATCTTTCCAGGCCGCCTTCAGCCGCCCCATCACCGAGAGCGGCTACGGAAAACCGGCAGCCGAGCTGGATTCCGTGCAGGTGGAGGTGTCCCTCAACGGCCAGGGCAAGGCCCGCCTCGGCCACGGCTCGGTCCTCATCGCCTCCATCACCAGTTGCACCAACACCAGCAACCCCACCGTCATGCTCGCCGCCGGCCTGCTCGCTAAAAAAGCCGTCGAACGCGGCCTCCGCACCCCGGCCGGCGTCAAGGCCTCCCTCGCCCCCGGCTCCCGCGTGGTCACCGAATACCTGCGCGATACCGGCCTCCAGCCTTATCTCGATCAGTTGGGCTTCCATCTCGTCGGCTATGGCTGCATGACCTGCATCGGCAACTCGGGACCCCTCCCCGCCCCCGTCGAGGAGGCCGTCGTCAAGCATGACCTCGTCACCGCCGCCGTCCTCTCCGGCAACCGCAACTTCGAGGCCCGCATCCACCAAAACATCAAAGCCAACTTCCTCATGTCACCTCCGCTGGTGGTGGCCTTCGCCCTGGCCGGCCGCGTCCAGGTGGACCTCAGCCGCGAACCCCTCGGTCTCGGCCGCGACGGCCAGCCCGTCTATCTCCGCGATGTCTGGCCCACCCAGGAGGAAATCCGCCAACTCCTCGCCGCCGCCCTCAAACCGGAAACTTTCCGGCGCCTCTATCAGGACTTCGCCAGCCAGAATCCCAAGTGGAATGAAATCCCGGCCACCGTGGGCGAAGTCTTTGCCTGGGACCCCCAATCCACCTACATCCAGGAGCCGCCCTTCTTCGAAAACTTCAGCCTCCAGCCGGGCACCATCACCGAAATCCGCGGCGCCCGCGCCTTGGGCATCTTCGGCGACAGCGTCACCACTGATCACATCTCCCCCGCCGGCGCCATCAAAAAGGCCTCCCCGGCCGGCCAGTACCTGTTGCAGCACGGCGTGGCCTTTGCCGACTTCAACAGCTACGGCTCCCGCCGCGGCAACGACCGCGTCATGACCCGCGGCACCTTTGCCAACGTGCGCATCAAGAACCTCATGGTCCCCGGCGTCGAGGGCGGCGTCACCATCCATCAACCCTCCGGTGAGCAGATGAGCATCTTCGATGCCGCCATGCGCTACGCCCGCGAACAGGTCCCGCTGGTGGTCCTGGCCGGCCATGAATATGGCACCGGCAGCTCCCGCGACTGGGCGGCCAAGGGCACCCGCCTCCTCGGCGTCCGCGCCGTGGTGGCCCGCAGTTTCGAGCGCATCCACCGCTCCAACCTCGTCGGCATGGGCGTTCTGCCCCTCCAATTCCCCGAACCCATCAGCGCCCAGTCGCTCGGCCTCAACGGCACCGAAACCTATGACGTGCTCGGTCTCAACCCCCAGCTCCGCCCCCAGCAATCCCTGACCCTGCGCATCACCCGCGCCAACGGCCAAATCGAAGAAGTCCCCGTCCAATGCCGCATTGATACCCCCATCGAGATCGAATACTACCAGCACGGCGGCATCCTGCCTTTTGTCTTGCGCCAATTGGCCGCCTCGGGTTAA